From the genome of Ornithobacterium rhinotracheale, one region includes:
- a CDS encoding deoxyribodipyrimidine photo-lyase: MKDYVIHWFRRDLRLKDNTALHHAIQHKIPVKCIFIFDAEILKHLPKQDKRVAFILQQLLALKKSLRKLDSDLLILKGYPTEIWKDLAQDSHLKAVFTNRDYEPYALQRDEKVQRLLAQKNIEFHTFKDQIVFEKNEVLTQAGKPYKVCTPYKNQWKKILEPDRNLKALPVALKKFHFYSFFNDDFETLESIGFKNVENPNLPTDLQNIDINHYEKERDLPYLDNDTSKIGTALRFGTLSIREAMRYAMQHNETFWNELIWREFFSQVLAHYPEVVSKAFKPKYDFIAWRNNEKEFERWCQGKTGIPIVDAGMRELNATGFMHNRVRMIVGSFLVKNLLIDWRWGEAYFAEKLMDFDLTSNNGNWQWVAGCGTDAAPYFRVFNPITQAEKFDPNQKYIKKWIPELGTAKYPEPMVDLKSSRLRCLEVYKKAVKEI, translated from the coding sequence ATGAAAGATTATGTAATTCACTGGTTTCGTAGAGATTTAAGACTAAAGGACAATACCGCACTACATCATGCCATTCAGCACAAAATACCCGTGAAATGCATTTTTATTTTTGATGCCGAAATTCTAAAACATTTGCCCAAACAAGACAAGCGTGTCGCCTTTATCTTGCAGCAACTTTTAGCCTTAAAAAAATCCTTGCGAAAGCTTGATTCAGACTTGTTAATACTAAAGGGCTATCCCACCGAAATTTGGAAAGATTTAGCCCAAGATTCACATCTAAAGGCCGTTTTCACCAACCGTGACTATGAGCCCTACGCACTCCAGCGAGATGAAAAAGTGCAGCGACTTTTAGCCCAAAAAAATATCGAATTTCATACTTTTAAAGACCAAATTGTTTTTGAAAAAAACGAAGTGCTTACGCAAGCGGGAAAGCCTTATAAAGTGTGTACGCCCTACAAAAATCAATGGAAAAAGATTTTGGAACCCGATCGGAATTTAAAGGCCCTTCCCGTAGCTCTTAAAAAATTCCATTTTTATAGCTTTTTTAATGATGATTTCGAAACGCTGGAGAGCATAGGGTTTAAAAATGTGGAAAACCCCAATTTGCCCACCGATTTGCAAAATATTGACATCAATCATTACGAAAAAGAGCGAGATTTGCCTTATTTAGACAACGACACTTCCAAGATTGGCACAGCTTTGCGCTTTGGGACTTTGAGCATACGAGAAGCCATGCGCTATGCCATGCAACACAACGAAACTTTCTGGAACGAATTGATTTGGCGCGAGTTTTTCAGTCAAGTTTTGGCACATTATCCCGAAGTGGTTTCCAAGGCTTTTAAACCTAAATACGATTTTATCGCTTGGCGAAACAACGAAAAGGAATTTGAACGCTGGTGCCAAGGCAAAACGGGCATTCCCATTGTGGATGCAGGTATGCGAGAGCTGAACGCAACGGGCTTTATGCACAATCGTGTGCGCATGATTGTTGGGAGTTTTTTGGTTAAAAATCTCTTGATTGATTGGCGCTGGGGCGAGGCTTATTTTGCCGAGAAATTAATGGATTTTGACTTGACATCCAACAACGGAAATTGGCAATGGGTGGCAGGTTGTGGCACCGATGCTGCCCCATATTTTAGAGTCTTTAACCCCATTACGCAGGCAGAAAAGTTTGATCCGAATCAAAAATATATCAAAAAATGGATTCCTGAATTGGGCACGGCTAAATACCCCGAGCCTATGGTGGATCTAAAATCTAGCCGACTGCGTTGTTTGGAAGTCTATAAAAAAGCGGTGAAAGAAATTTAA
- a CDS encoding cysteine desulfurase family protein, translated as MKVYFDSAATTQLRDEVIDYMLTHMRSHFGNPSSTHFFGRDAKALIENTRKSIAKYTNTTGAEIIFTSCGTEANNLIIRSCVDYLGVERIITSPLEHKCVAETVKTVEQNRKAEIQKLHVLPNGDLDLEQLEELLKDESKKTLVSLMHANNEIGNIYDIEKIGNLAHQYNALYHTDMVQTLGHYPISLGDLPVDFASSSAHKYHGPKGVGFAFIRKGTGLKAQITGGGQERNMRSGTENLIGIIGMGKAFELANEEFEKDQKYILELKEYMIAQLKEAFPDIIFNGRSEDSSKSLYAILSVLLPFKDSLIGFELDLKGIAVSQGSACSSGAAKVSDVIDSIVPAEVIEKTTPLRISFSHFNTKEEVDYFVEVLKEIGEKY; from the coding sequence ATGAAAGTATATTTTGACAGCGCAGCCACTACGCAACTACGAGATGAAGTGATTGATTATATGTTGACTCATATGCGTAGCCATTTTGGGAATCCCTCTTCTACGCATTTTTTCGGTAGAGATGCAAAAGCTTTGATTGAAAACACCCGAAAAAGCATTGCCAAATATACTAATACCACGGGCGCAGAAATTATTTTTACATCTTGTGGCACCGAAGCTAATAATTTAATCATTCGTTCGTGCGTAGACTATCTCGGGGTAGAGCGCATCATCACCTCCCCTCTCGAGCATAAATGCGTGGCAGAAACGGTAAAAACGGTAGAACAAAACCGAAAAGCAGAAATTCAGAAATTGCATGTTTTGCCCAATGGAGATTTAGACCTAGAGCAGCTTGAAGAATTACTGAAAGATGAAAGCAAAAAAACACTCGTGAGCTTGATGCACGCCAATAACGAAATTGGGAATATCTATGATATAGAAAAAATTGGCAACTTGGCACATCAATACAATGCGCTTTACCATACCGACATGGTGCAAACTTTGGGACACTACCCTATTTCGTTGGGTGATTTGCCCGTAGATTTTGCGAGTAGTAGCGCGCATAAATATCATGGACCAAAAGGTGTAGGCTTTGCTTTTATAAGAAAAGGCACAGGGCTAAAAGCGCAAATCACAGGAGGCGGACAAGAACGAAATATGCGCTCGGGCACCGAAAACCTCATCGGCATCATCGGTATGGGCAAAGCCTTTGAATTGGCCAATGAAGAATTTGAAAAAGACCAAAAATATATTTTAGAACTTAAAGAATATATGATTGCTCAACTGAAAGAAGCTTTCCCCGATATTATTTTCAACGGACGAAGCGAAGATTCATCAAAAAGCCTTTACGCTATTTTGAGCGTCCTTTTGCCGTTTAAAGACAGCCTCATTGGCTTTGAATTGGATTTAAAGGGAATTGCCGTTTCGCAAGGAAGTGCTTGTAGCTCTGGCGCCGCCAAAGTATCTGATGTGATTGATAGCATTGTGCCAGCCGAAGTGATTGAAAAAACCACCCCTTTGCGCATTTCGTTTAGCCACTTCAACACTAAGGAAGAAGTAGACTATTTTGTAGAAGTATTGAAGGAAATTGGTGAGAAATACTAA
- a CDS encoding IS982 family transposase produces MINYHKITDIFCIVDDFCNDFEKFTQPFLLGKPPKKKPKMSNAEVITIMILFHLSGFRTFKHFYIYYVQKHMQQEFPQTVSYNRFTELMQSNIMALTMFAKTCALGSCTGISFVDSTPIRVCGNKRIKRNKVFKDLATTGKSTMGWFHGFKLHLVINDKGEILSFCVTQANVDDREPLKNEGFLKQIFGKLFGDKGYISEKLNQLLFVDGIQLITNIRNNMKNSLMTMSDKILLRKRSIIETVNDELKNICQIEHSRHRSIGNFMTNLVAGIIAYHFLPKKPSLKYESLKTNQLAMFY; encoded by the coding sequence ATGATTAATTACCACAAAATTACGGATATTTTTTGTATTGTTGATGACTTTTGTAATGATTTTGAAAAATTCACTCAACCTTTTCTTCTCGGAAAGCCTCCCAAAAAGAAACCCAAAATGAGTAACGCTGAAGTAATCACCATAATGATTCTTTTTCATCTAAGTGGCTTTAGAACTTTTAAGCATTTTTACATTTACTATGTTCAAAAGCATATGCAACAGGAATTTCCTCAAACGGTCTCTTATAACCGATTCACAGAACTTATGCAATCCAATATCATGGCTCTTACCATGTTTGCAAAAACCTGTGCTTTAGGAAGTTGTACAGGGATTTCTTTTGTGGATAGTACGCCAATAAGAGTATGTGGAAACAAAAGAATTAAACGCAACAAAGTATTCAAAGACCTAGCTACAACGGGGAAATCTACTATGGGTTGGTTTCATGGATTTAAACTCCATTTGGTCATTAATGATAAAGGCGAGATATTGAGTTTTTGCGTAACGCAGGCGAATGTAGACGATAGAGAACCACTGAAAAATGAAGGCTTTTTGAAGCAAATTTTTGGTAAACTGTTTGGGGACAAAGGTTACATCTCTGAAAAGTTGAATCAATTACTCTTTGTGGATGGTATTCAACTGATTACCAACATCCGAAACAACATGAAAAACTCTCTTATGACTATGTCTGACAAAATTTTGCTTAGAAAGCGCTCCATCATAGAGACAGTGAATGACGAGCTAAAAAACATTTGCCAAATTGAGCACTCCAGGCATCGTTCAATAGGAAATTTTATGACCAACTTAGTGGCAGGGATTATTGCCTATCACTTTCTTCCTAAAAAACCATCATTAAAATATGAATCTCTGAAAACTAACCAATTAGCTATGTTTTATTAA
- a CDS encoding serine protease — translation MKKLIALFLVISSSVKAQFHGIINGQDELVQNTPWQVSLQDFSGNHTCGGSIISPRWILTAAHCFKGSSGISKVVAGISNIYEHGKQREIKKVIIHKDFKEVQHDIQNDIALIELVEPLRYDEKIKNIELNTEGVNIGTEVTLTGWGVTSDEYFAISKSLKRVEMPIINKKQAVEIDERYNIVDEISSIILYKNGYGVAMGDSGGPAVIFRNNKPRLIGVSSWGFYPKAKSPTIYTKVNNYIDWIYSHIQPKIVGESLLCNPEGVATYTIQNTDEEVEWSVEGAQIVSKNLNSINKT, via the coding sequence ATGAAAAAGTTAATTGCTTTATTTTTAGTCATTTCATCTTCTGTAAAAGCTCAGTTTCATGGAATTATAAATGGGCAAGATGAATTAGTGCAAAATACGCCTTGGCAGGTGTCCTTACAAGATTTTTCGGGCAATCATACATGTGGTGGGAGTATTATCTCTCCAAGATGGATACTTACAGCAGCTCACTGTTTTAAAGGTTCTTCTGGAATAAGTAAAGTTGTAGCTGGAATATCTAATATTTATGAACATGGCAAGCAGAGGGAAATTAAAAAAGTTATTATTCATAAGGACTTCAAAGAAGTTCAACATGATATTCAAAATGATATAGCCTTAATTGAACTTGTAGAGCCTTTAAGATATGATGAAAAAATAAAAAATATTGAACTGAATACAGAGGGGGTAAATATAGGAACAGAAGTAACACTTACTGGCTGGGGGGTAACCTCTGATGAATATTTTGCTATCTCTAAAAGTTTAAAGAGAGTCGAAATGCCTATAATAAATAAAAAACAAGCGGTGGAAATTGATGAGAGATATAATATCGTAGATGAAATTTCATCTATTATACTTTATAAAAATGGTTATGGAGTAGCTATGGGAGATAGTGGAGGACCTGCCGTTATTTTTAGAAATAATAAACCAAGATTGATAGGTGTTTCAAGTTGGGGTTTTTATCCAAAAGCTAAAAGTCCAACAATTTATACCAAAGTAAATAATTATATAGATTGGATTTATTCTCATATTCAGCCAAAAATCGTGGGCGAGTCTTTATTGTGTAACCCAGAGGGCGTGGCTACTTATACCATTCAGAATACAGATGAGGAAGTGGAGTGGTCGGTAGAGGGAGCTCAAATTGTGTCTAAAAACCTGAATTCGATTAATAAAACATAG
- a CDS encoding RsmB/NOP family class I SAM-dependent RNA methyltransferase, producing MKQALPFRNLYIGITQILQSVFEQNRYTDKEIERTFKQNKQWGSRDRAFVAETVYDIVRWKSLIDYASNGALKRKDYWSLIATYFIISNVEIPQLEEFGRYNIDKIKSNYLKAKKIQNVWYSVSPNLYKLGVEQLGEESWNQELDAMNQPAPPILRLNTLKANEKMLRKSLAEAEVEIEAIPDYPDAYLLVNQKNLFQTEAFKNGWFEMQDASSQLVAPFLELEPGMRVVDACAGGGGKSLHMAALLQNKGSVLAMDIVPWKLKEVKKRAKRNAAFNIQTKIIESSKTIKRLHNSFDRVLIDAPCTGVGVLKRNPDAKWKINQDFLQRVTSEQTKILASYPKMLKKGGLMVYATCSIFPAENEKQIQRFLAENPNFELIEEKKILPSQSGFDGFYMAKIKRMI from the coding sequence ATGAAACAAGCATTGCCTTTTAGAAATTTATATATTGGGATTACGCAAATTCTTCAATCCGTTTTTGAACAAAATCGCTATACCGACAAGGAAATCGAGCGTACTTTTAAACAAAACAAACAATGGGGAAGCCGTGATCGTGCCTTTGTTGCCGAAACCGTGTACGACATTGTGCGCTGGAAATCGCTCATAGATTATGCATCAAATGGTGCGTTGAAGAGAAAAGATTATTGGTCTTTAATCGCGACTTACTTTATTATAAGTAATGTAGAAATTCCGCAATTGGAGGAATTTGGAAGGTATAATATCGATAAAATTAAATCTAATTATCTCAAAGCTAAAAAAATACAGAATGTTTGGTATTCTGTTTCTCCGAATTTATACAAGTTGGGTGTGGAACAATTGGGCGAGGAATCTTGGAACCAAGAGCTCGATGCGATGAACCAGCCTGCACCCCCTATTTTAAGGCTAAATACTTTAAAGGCTAATGAAAAAATGCTGAGAAAATCTTTGGCAGAAGCGGAAGTGGAAATCGAGGCAATCCCTGATTATCCAGACGCATATTTATTGGTGAATCAGAAAAATTTGTTCCAGACAGAGGCTTTTAAAAATGGTTGGTTTGAGATGCAAGATGCATCTTCGCAATTGGTGGCTCCGTTCTTGGAGCTAGAGCCTGGAATGCGTGTGGTAGATGCCTGTGCGGGCGGTGGCGGAAAGTCGTTGCACATGGCGGCTTTATTGCAAAACAAAGGAAGCGTTTTGGCAATGGATATTGTGCCGTGGAAATTGAAAGAAGTAAAGAAAAGAGCCAAAAGAAATGCTGCTTTTAATATTCAGACTAAAATAATTGAATCTTCTAAAACAATTAAAAGATTGCACAATTCGTTTGACCGTGTGTTGATCGATGCGCCCTGCACGGGAGTGGGTGTTCTGAAAAGAAATCCCGATGCTAAATGGAAAATTAATCAAGATTTTTTGCAACGCGTAACGAGCGAACAAACGAAAATTTTAGCTTCTTACCCCAAAATGCTTAAAAAAGGCGGTTTGATGGTGTATGCAACCTGCTCTATCTTCCCTGCCGAAAACGAAAAACAAATTCAGCGATTTTTAGCCGAAAATCCTAATTTTGAATTAATTGAAGAAAAGAAAATCTTGCCAAGCCAATCAGGTTTTGATGGATTTTATATGGCTAAAATAAAACGAATGATTTAA
- the pruA gene encoding L-glutamate gamma-semialdehyde dehydrogenase, whose amino-acid sequence MPKGNFYVPEAYNEPVKSYAPGSPERESLQKRYDELWNTVTPVHQVIAGERIEGTKKELFSPHDHKHCVAHYYEGTGDDVKKAIDSALAAKAKWAALPWEERAAIFLKAAELVATKYRDTLNAATMIGQSKTAFQAEIDSACELTDFLRFNVQYMTDIYAEQPSSSEGIWNRVEYRPVEGFLYAVTPFNFTAIAGNLPSCMALMGNVVVWKPAHTQLLAAKFLMDVFEEAGLPKGVINLVITDAKETTKICFEHPDFAGVHFTGSTAVFQSFWTAIGNNIQKYKTYPRIVGETGGKDFVLAHPSADKKALITALSRGAFEFQGQKCSAASRAYIPASIYEEVIDGVKADLASFKMGTPRDFSNFITAVIDRKAFDRITKYIEQAKSDADAEIVAGGNYDDSKGYFIEPTIIKTTNPHYVSMEEEIFGPVLTIYVYEDKDWAKTLKLVDGTSGYALTGAIFAQDRYAITEATKALENAAGNFYVNDKPTGAVVGQQPFGGARLSGTNDKAGSAQNLLRWVSPRLIKETFVPPTDYRYPFLAED is encoded by the coding sequence ATGCCAAAAGGAAATTTTTATGTACCAGAAGCCTATAACGAGCCTGTAAAATCTTATGCTCCAGGCTCTCCTGAACGCGAATCTCTTCAAAAAAGATATGACGAATTATGGAACACCGTAACGCCTGTGCACCAAGTGATTGCAGGTGAGCGTATAGAAGGGACTAAAAAAGAACTTTTCTCTCCGCACGACCACAAACACTGTGTAGCTCATTACTACGAAGGCACGGGAGATGATGTAAAAAAAGCCATAGATAGTGCCCTCGCAGCAAAAGCTAAATGGGCAGCATTGCCATGGGAAGAGCGTGCAGCTATTTTCTTAAAAGCGGCTGAGTTAGTAGCAACCAAATACCGCGACACGCTGAATGCGGCAACCATGATTGGACAAAGTAAAACGGCTTTTCAAGCAGAAATTGATTCGGCTTGTGAATTGACGGACTTTTTAAGATTCAATGTTCAATACATGACAGATATTTATGCTGAACAACCTAGCTCTTCTGAGGGAATCTGGAACCGAGTAGAATATCGCCCTGTGGAGGGATTTTTATATGCAGTAACTCCGTTTAATTTTACAGCCATTGCGGGGAACTTACCTTCTTGCATGGCATTGATGGGAAATGTAGTGGTATGGAAACCTGCTCATACGCAATTGCTTGCAGCTAAATTCTTGATGGATGTATTTGAAGAAGCTGGTTTGCCAAAAGGCGTTATCAATTTAGTAATTACAGACGCCAAAGAAACTACCAAAATCTGTTTTGAACATCCAGATTTTGCAGGCGTTCACTTTACAGGTTCTACGGCAGTATTCCAAAGTTTCTGGACAGCCATTGGAAACAACATTCAGAAATATAAAACTTATCCAAGAATTGTAGGAGAAACTGGTGGAAAAGATTTTGTTCTTGCTCACCCTTCAGCAGATAAAAAGGCTTTAATCACAGCCTTGAGCCGTGGTGCCTTTGAATTCCAAGGGCAAAAATGTTCGGCAGCTTCTCGTGCTTATATACCGGCTAGCATTTACGAAGAAGTAATCGACGGCGTAAAAGCAGACTTGGCAAGTTTCAAAATGGGAACACCGAGAGATTTCTCAAACTTTATCACCGCAGTGATTGACAGAAAAGCTTTTGATAGAATTACTAAATATATCGAACAAGCTAAATCTGATGCCGATGCAGAAATCGTGGCAGGAGGAAACTACGACGACAGCAAAGGTTATTTCATTGAACCAACCATCATCAAAACCACCAATCCACATTATGTGAGCATGGAAGAAGAAATCTTCGGACCAGTGCTTACTATCTATGTATACGAGGATAAAGATTGGGCAAAAACTTTGAAATTGGTAGACGGCACTTCGGGCTATGCACTCACAGGAGCAATTTTCGCCCAAGACCGATACGCTATCACAGAAGCGACCAAAGCTCTAGAAAATGCAGCGGGTAACTTCTATGTAAACGACAAGCCAACGGGAGCCGTAGTGGGACAACAGCCATTTGGTGGTGCAAGACTTTCTGGAACCAATGACAAAGCAGGTTCTGCACAGAATTTATTGCGTTGGGTTTCTCCAAGATTGATTAAAGAAACCTTTGTTCCGCCTACAGATTATAGATACCCATTCTTGGCAGAAGATTAA
- a CDS encoding ABC-F family ATP-binding cassette domain-containing protein, translated as MNYITAENLTKSYGLKVLFKDISFHINEGDKIALVAKNGSGKSTLLKIIMGMEPSDEGRILINKEIQTVFFDQEIRFEPALSVEDFMMQLAIPPIMALKNYQKNMHSGNAEKLSQAIAEMEQHKAWELESEMKQILGQLKITALDKPMGKLSGGEVKRVALAKLLLEIRAEHKHTLLIMDEPTNHLDVDMVEWLEQYLSMAKVTLLLVTHDRYFLDNICDIIWELEDQKLYIHRGAYADYLENKALREENLQANIDKANNLYRKELEWMRRQPKARTGKSKSRIEAFYETEKVAKQNVAKENLNLDFEMKRLGKKILSIKNLNKSFGEKVILKDFSYNFQRGEKVGIIGGNGVGKSTFLNIIQGLEPYDSGEIETGETIKIGYFSQKGLAFKEEERVIDFIKEIAENYPLANGRSLSASQFLRLFLFDDQTQYAPIAKLSGGEKRRLHLMYVLYQNPNFLIFDEPTNDLDLQTLTVLENFLQQYQGCLIIVSHDRYFMDRIIEHTLVFEGEGVVSDFVGNFTEYRALAKEKAQQQREQAPRKKPSIAKAEAPKKKLSFKEKREFEQLEKELPLLEEKKEALSNQLLGETDYEKIKEIGAELQQITEALEEKEMRWLELSEFI; from the coding sequence ATGAACTATATTACGGCGGAAAATCTTACCAAATCGTATGGGCTGAAAGTCCTTTTTAAGGATATCTCGTTTCACATCAATGAGGGCGATAAAATTGCCTTGGTGGCTAAAAATGGCTCGGGCAAGTCTACTTTGCTTAAAATCATTATGGGAATGGAGCCTAGTGATGAGGGCAGGATTTTGATAAATAAGGAGATTCAAACGGTGTTTTTTGACCAAGAGATACGATTTGAGCCAGCGCTCTCGGTAGAGGATTTTATGATGCAGCTAGCGATTCCGCCCATTATGGCGCTTAAAAATTACCAGAAAAATATGCACTCGGGCAATGCTGAAAAGCTAAGCCAAGCGATTGCAGAAATGGAGCAGCATAAGGCTTGGGAGCTGGAATCTGAGATGAAGCAGATTTTGGGGCAATTGAAAATTACGGCGCTTGATAAGCCAATGGGAAAGCTCTCAGGAGGCGAGGTGAAGCGTGTGGCGCTGGCAAAACTTTTGCTCGAAATCCGTGCAGAGCATAAGCATACGCTGCTCATTATGGATGAGCCTACCAATCACCTAGATGTAGATATGGTGGAGTGGCTGGAACAGTACCTCTCGATGGCAAAAGTTACACTGCTTCTTGTAACGCACGATAGGTATTTTCTGGACAATATTTGTGATATCATCTGGGAGCTGGAAGACCAAAAATTGTACATTCACCGCGGTGCCTACGCCGATTATTTAGAAAATAAAGCCCTAAGAGAAGAAAATTTACAGGCAAATATTGATAAGGCTAATAATTTGTATCGTAAGGAATTAGAATGGATGCGTCGCCAGCCCAAAGCACGCACAGGAAAATCCAAAAGCAGAATAGAGGCGTTCTACGAAACGGAAAAAGTAGCCAAGCAAAATGTGGCAAAAGAAAACCTTAACCTTGATTTTGAGATGAAGCGGCTTGGGAAAAAGATTTTAAGCATTAAGAATCTAAATAAAAGCTTTGGCGAAAAGGTGATTTTAAAAGACTTTTCGTACAACTTTCAGCGGGGCGAAAAAGTAGGAATCATCGGAGGCAATGGCGTAGGGAAATCCACTTTTTTAAACATCATACAAGGGCTGGAACCCTATGATTCTGGCGAAATCGAAACAGGAGAGACTATTAAAATCGGCTACTTCTCACAAAAAGGCTTAGCCTTTAAAGAGGAGGAGCGTGTGATTGATTTTATAAAAGAAATAGCCGAAAATTACCCCCTAGCCAATGGGCGAAGCCTCTCTGCCTCACAGTTTTTGCGCTTATTTTTGTTTGATGACCAAACGCAGTATGCCCCCATAGCCAAACTTTCAGGCGGCGAAAAGCGAAGACTTCACCTAATGTATGTGCTTTATCAAAACCCTAATTTTTTAATTTTTGATGAGCCTACTAATGATTTAGATTTGCAGACTCTCACCGTCTTGGAAAACTTCTTGCAGCAGTATCAAGGCTGTTTAATCATCGTGTCGCACGATAGATATTTTATGGACCGCATCATTGAGCACACCCTAGTCTTTGAGGGAGAGGGTGTAGTCTCTGATTTCGTGGGAAACTTTACCGAATACCGTGCATTAGCCAAGGAAAAAGCCCAGCAACAGCGAGAGCAAGCACCACGCAAAAAGCCCTCCATAGCCAAAGCCGAAGCGCCTAAAAAGAAATTAAGCTTTAAGGAAAAAAGAGAATTTGAGCAGCTAGAAAAAGAGCTTCCCCTATTAGAAGAAAAGAAAGAAGCGCTTAGCAATCAGCTTTTAGGCGAAACCGATTACGAGAAAATCAAAGAAATAGGAGCGGAATTACAACAAATTACCGAGGCCTTAGAGGAAAAAGAAATGCGATGGCTAGAGCTAAGCGAATTTATTTAA
- a CDS encoding 3-oxoacyl-ACP synthase III family protein yields MKAFIKGVGHYVPERVVTNSDLEKLMDTSNEWIVERTGIEQRRHVGKHGGQTSADLGYQAALRAIEDAQIDKQDIDFIIFATLSPDYYFPGCGVILQDKLGIGNVGALDVRNQCSGFVYALATAEAFIKAGKYKNILVVGAEVQSFGLDMTTRGRNVSVIFGDGAGAVIVSPSEDPSRGIIATNLHSDGKHAEELMMGFPGTKYGWADTLLEENHNIDAHLLYPHMNGNFVFKHAITRFAESIKEAFTEAQIPLEDLDLFIPHQANLRISQFLQKQMGLPSEKVFNNIQKYGNTTAASIPIALSEAKEQGRIKQGDLVCMTAFGSGFTWGSVLMNF; encoded by the coding sequence ATGAAAGCATTTATAAAAGGAGTAGGGCATTATGTCCCTGAACGAGTAGTTACCAACTCAGATTTAGAAAAATTAATGGACACCAGCAACGAGTGGATCGTTGAGCGCACAGGCATTGAGCAGCGCCGCCATGTAGGAAAACACGGCGGGCAAACTAGCGCCGATTTAGGCTACCAAGCAGCACTCAGAGCCATAGAAGATGCGCAGATTGATAAACAAGACATCGATTTCATCATATTTGCAACCTTAAGTCCAGATTACTATTTCCCTGGGTGTGGTGTGATTTTGCAAGATAAATTAGGCATAGGAAATGTAGGAGCACTTGATGTGAGAAATCAATGTTCTGGCTTCGTTTATGCATTAGCCACCGCCGAGGCCTTCATCAAAGCGGGCAAATATAAAAACATACTCGTAGTGGGCGCAGAGGTGCAATCATTTGGGCTAGATATGACAACCCGCGGGCGAAATGTCTCCGTAATCTTTGGCGACGGCGCAGGCGCTGTAATTGTGAGCCCTAGCGAAGACCCAAGCCGCGGAATCATTGCCACCAATCTTCACTCCGATGGGAAACACGCCGAGGAGCTTATGATGGGCTTCCCCGGCACCAAATACGGCTGGGCAGATACCTTGCTCGAAGAGAATCATAACATTGATGCGCACCTGCTATACCCGCATATGAACGGCAACTTTGTCTTCAAACACGCCATCACGCGTTTTGCAGAATCCATCAAAGAGGCATTCACAGAGGCGCAAATCCCGCTCGAGGATTTAGACCTATTCATTCCCCATCAAGCCAATTTAAGAATCAGTCAATTTCTCCAAAAACAAATGGGCTTGCCGAGCGAAAAGGTATTTAATAATATCCAAAAATATGGCAACACTACCGCCGCCTCAATCCCAATTGCCCTTTCCGAGGCCAAGGAGCAAGGCCGCATTAAGCAAGGCGACTTGGTGTGTATGACGGCCTTCGGGAGCGGTTTCACTTGGGGTAGCGTGCTGATGAATTTTTAA
- a CDS encoding phosphatase PAP2 family protein: MQEIIHQIIAQDQQLLIKLNNLGSPTWDSLWLFITSKYSWIPLYLILLGMLYRMLDTKKLILALVMLALGITMADQLSNLFKNILFMRLRPCYEPLVSPYIRHVKPSCGGQYGFFSAHAANTFVVATYLGALFRQKIKALSLFLILWAAVVSYSRIYIGVHYPLDILVGIYFGSSIGYALYKVFQALAQRNFFNPKAKNNTLNN, translated from the coding sequence ATGCAGGAAATCATACACCAAATTATAGCGCAAGACCAGCAACTTTTAATCAAACTCAACAATTTAGGCAGCCCCACTTGGGACAGCCTTTGGCTATTTATCACCAGCAAATACAGCTGGATACCGCTCTACCTAATTCTGCTGGGAATGCTCTACCGAATGCTAGATACCAAGAAGCTAATCCTCGCACTTGTGATGCTTGCACTGGGAATCACTATGGCAGACCAATTGTCTAATCTATTTAAAAACATACTCTTTATGCGCCTCAGGCCGTGTTATGAGCCATTGGTATCGCCCTACATTCGCCATGTGAAGCCGTCCTGCGGTGGGCAATACGGATTTTTCTCGGCACACGCCGCCAATACCTTTGTAGTAGCCACTTATTTAGGTGCGCTATTTAGGCAAAAAATCAAAGCACTTAGCCTGTTTTTAATCCTTTGGGCAGCCGTGGTATCTTATAGCCGAATTTATATAGGCGTGCATTATCCGCTGGATATTTTAGTGGGGATATACTTTGGCAGTAGCATAGGCTACGCGCTATACAAAGTTTTTCAAGCATTAGCCCAGCGAAATTTCTTTAACCCAAAAGCTAAAAATAATACATTAAATAATTAA